From Prevotella sp. oral taxon 299 str. F0039:
ATCGACCAGTTAGATGGTCAAACATTGCATCAAACCAATGCTCTAAAACCTTATGTTTCGGCTTCAGTTTCATTGCCTGAGCCTTTAAATAGCGAGCAAGAATGGCAGTGTAACCGCCTTGTTAACGAGGCTTTGAACCGCTTTCATGCGCCAGAAGCATGTCCTGTGCACATCAATGTGCCCATTTCTGAACCTTTATTCCAATTCAATCAAGCAGAACTTGCACCTCAACGCAAAATAACAAGCTATTTTTCTGTTGCGCCAAACCAAAGCGGAATGGAGCAGGTTGCAACGTTGTTGTTGCAAGCTAAGCGACCTATTGTGGTGTTAGGGCAAGCCAATTACACCTTGTTAAATAAAGAACATCTCGACTTTCTCAATAGTGTTGCGGTGCTTTTAACCGAGCCTTTGAGCGGAATTGATGCGTTATCGAACTTTGATGACATTCTTTCTGCTCATATCAATGATGATTGTTTGTTACCCGACTTGGTGTTATACGCAGGCGAATCGGTTGTTTCTAAACGATTAAAACATTTCCTTCGCAAACAAAAAGAAGGCAATCAGGTGCGTTTTTCTACTCAAAAGAATATCGAAGACACCTTTTCTCATCTTTCACTACTTATCGAATGTAGTGCAATAGAGGGCTTAAAGGCTCTTTATTCCGCTTGCTCTACTTTGCAAACAGATAGTCATTTGATGGTGACTGATGAGCAATTAAAGGAAAAGAAGGCGTATATCAATCTTTGGAACGACCTCTCTTGCAAGGTGAAGGCGGTGCGCAACGATTTTAAAACCATTTATTCTTCTATGCAGGCGGTGGCTCTTTTCGAGCAAGAAATAGCACAACAGCAAGTAGATTGCGCTGTGCATTACGCCAATAGTAGCGCAGTTCGCTTGGCCAACATATACGCTTTGCATCGCATTTATTGCAATCGTGGTGTCAATGGAATAGAGGGTTGTTTGTCAACCTCAGTGGGTATGTCGCTCGATAGTTCTGCAAATGTCTTCTGTGTGATAGGCGATTTGGCATTCTTTTACGATCAAAATGCACTATGGAACAATCACCTTAAAGGAAATATGCACATTCTTTTATTGAATAATAGCGGTGGAGGAATTTTCAATATGTTGCCAAATATTAGCGAAACTACAAGTTATGAAACCTTTGTAAAGGCGCATCACAACACTAATGCACAAGGTATTTGCCAACAAAATAATGTTGATTATATGGCAGTTCATACCGAAGAGGAATTGAAGAGTTTGTTACCTCAATTTGTAAGTCATTGTGGCACCAGACCCATCTTGCTCGAAGTGTTCACCAATCAACAACAAGATACAGAAGCACTAAAGACTTATTATCAAACAATAGCACAACTTTCAACTAAAAAATAAAGTACAATGAATAGACAATGGACACCTATTAAAGGGTTTGATTTTAAAGAAATATTATTCGAAAGCTTCGAAGGAATAGCTAAAATAACCATCAATCGCCCACGATATCGCAATGCTTTCACTCCTTTAACCACATGGGAAATGAGTCAGGCATTTGCTTATTGCCGTGAAGCAAGCGATATTTCTGTTGTTATTTTAACTGGAGCTGGCGACAAAGCGTTTTGTTCTGGAGGTGATATGAACGTGAAAGGACGAGGAGGATATATTGGTAATGACGGTGTTCCACGCCTTAATGTGCTCGATGTTCAAAAGCAAATACGCTCTCTTCCCAAGCCTGTTATCGCCATGGTAAACGGCTTTGCCATTGGAGGAGGACATGTTTTGCACCTCGTTTGCGACTTAACTATCGCCTCAGAAAATGCTCGTTTTGGTCAAACAGGTCCACGAGTGGGTTCTTTTGACGCTGGATTTGGGGCCTCATATCTTGCTAGAATAGTGGGACAAAAGAAGGCAAGAGAGATATGGTTTATGTGTTTGCAATACGATGCCTATGAAGCTGAACGCATGGGAATGGTGAATAAGGTCGTAAGTAGCGACAGATTAGAAGACGAGTGCGTTGAGTGGGCACAGCGAATGATGGAACATAGTCCTCTAGCTTTGCGTATGATAAAGGCAGGTCTCAATGCAGAACTAGACGGACAAGCAGGTATTCAAGAGTTAGCAGGAGACGCAACAATGCTCTATTACTTCTTAGATGAAGCGCAAGAGGGTGGAAAAGCGTTCTTAGAAAAGCGCAAACCCGATTTTAAGAAATATCCCAAATTACCATAAATAAATAGCTATTGAGAAAGAGAAGCGTTGCAATTGTCCTTTAAACACTTCTCTTTCTTATCTTTATTCTTGTTGAATATGATCTATTCTTATAGTCTTTCTCCATACGAACTCATATTTAAAGAACCCGCAGGAACATCTCGTGGCATTTATAAAACACGCAAAGTGTGGTTCGTTAAGCTGTTTGACGCAAGCAATCCGCAGGTATTTGGCATTGGAGAATGTGCCCCTTTACCTAATTTAAGCTGTGATTTATCGGATAATTACGAAAGTATCTTGAAGGCAGAATGTGATTATTTCTGTCGTGAAGGACATCTTGATACAGAGCGATTGCGTCATTATCCATCTATACTTTTCGGTCTTGAAACGGCTATTCTCAGCTTAAAAGCAACCAAAGAAAATGTGTTATTCGATACATCTTTCACCCGTTCAGAATGTGGAATACCCATTAATGGATTGGTGTGGATGGGCTCTTTAACCGAAATGATGCAGCGATTGGAGCGCAAACTCGATGAGGGTTTCAGATGTATAAAGCTTAAAATAGGTGCAATAGACTTCGAACAAGAACTAACTTTATTGAAAGCCATTCGAGAAAGATATGCTTCTGATGTCTTAGAGATACGTGTTGATGCCAATGGAGCATTTAGTTGGGAGGTTGTTCAGCAACGACTTGACAGCTTATCGCAATTCTCTATTCATTCAATAGAACAACCCATAGCACCTGGAAGCTGGCAAAAAATGGCGCAATTGTGCCGAAATACGCCCATTTCGATAGCCCTAGACGAGGAACTTATTGGTGTAAATGATCTTCAAAGCAAAGAGATGTTGTTGCAAGAGATTAATCCTCAGTATATTATCTTAAAGCCTTCGCTACACGGAGGCATTGCAGGTAGCATAGAATGGATTGAACTTGCGAAGAAAAAGGGTATAAAGTCGTGGATAACAAGCGCACTCGAGAGTAATATTGGCTTAAATGTTATTGCGCAATTTGCATCTTATATTTATCCAAAAGACCAGCAAATGCCACAAGGATTGGGCACAGGACAACTCTATACCAATAATATTGAAATGCCATTAGCCATTAAAAAAGATGAATTATGGTTCTTAAAGAATTCTTAGAGCAATGGAATAGCGACGAAAAGACAATCGAAGTGAACACCAGTGGCTCTACTGGTAAGCCTAAAAAGATTGTTCTTTTTAAAGCAATGATGCAGGAAAGTGCCCGCAGAACATGCGACTTTCTGAATTTAAAGCAAGGCGATTCGGCTTTGTTATGCTTATCTTTAGACCATATTGGCGGTAAAATGATGGTGATAAGAGCCTTAGAAAGAGGCTTAAAGCTAATTGATGTGGGTGCAACAGGTCACCCTTTAAGTTCTTTAAGTACTGCTCCTACTTTTGCAGCGATGGTTCCTTTGCAGGTATTTAATAGCTTACAGAACCCAAAGGAGCGTGAGTTGCTTCGAAATATCAAGCATATTATAATAGGAGGGAGTGCTATCGAGCCTGAATTAGCAGAGCAATTGAAAGATTTTCCCAATGCCATTTGGAGCACATATGGTATGACAGAAACGGCATCTCACATTGCTTTGCGTCGTGTAAATGGTGCTTCTGCCAGTGATTGGTATATTCCTTTTGATGGAATTCACGTTTCGCAAGATGATGATAAGTGCTTAATTATTCGTCAAGACTTGCCCCAAAGCCTACAAATAAGCGACCTTTTAACTGATGAACGCTTACAATCTTCGCTTTGTTTGCACACCAATGATATTGTAGAAATAGCCCCTAATGGGCGTGAATTCAAGGTGATTGGTCGCAAAGATAATGTTATTGTGAGTGGAGGAATAAAGATACAAGCCGAAGAAGTGGAGGCTCTTTTGAGGCAATATATCCACACTCCGTTGGCAATAGCTAAAAAGAAAGATCCCAAGTTTGGTGAGATTGTGGTGCTATTGGTAGAGAATGGCAATGCTGAAGAATTAGATTTGATTTGCAAAGAGCATCTACCACACTACTGGAAGCCTAAAGAAATCATTGTAACAGAGGCTCTTCCACGGACTGAAAATGGAAAGATTAAGCGACAATTATAGTGCTTTAAGCTTTTAATGGTGCATTGTTTTAGTTCGTTTCTCTAAGGAAATCGAGCGCATTTTTAATATCTTCTTCTCCAACAACAGTGTTAAGAGCCAACGAACCAATATCTTTTAGAAGCGAGAAATTGATGTCTTGCCCTTTATTCTTTTTGTCATGGCGCATCAAATCGATAAGTTTATTATAGTCGTTGCATGCAAGTGGGAAGGCAGGATATAGCGAATGTATAAACATAAGCGTTTGTTTCATCTTGTCAAAGGGAAACTCTTGTAGTAAAGCAGATAAGTATAACTCACAAATAATGCCGTAAGCTACAGCAAAACCATGCGATAATTCTTGTCCATTATTAATGCTCAACGCCTCAAAAGCATGTGCAAATGTGTGTCCAAAGTTAAGTGCTTTCCTTATATTTTGCTCCTTTGGGTCTTCAATTACAATTCTTTTTTTTACTTCAACATTCTTTTTAACAAGTAAGAGAAGCTCCTCCCAGTTGGGATTCTCTATGTCAAAACGAAGCGTTTCTGCCCATAAAGCCTCATTATCAATAAGTCCATGTTTAATCATCTCAGCGAAACCGCCCAGCAGTTCGTCGTAAGGAAGAGTCTTTAAAAATGCTGAATGTAAAACAACCGCATTGCTTTCAGAAAACAAACCAATTTCATTTTTAACGCCATTAAAGTTGATTCCGGTCTTACCTCCAACCGAAGCGTCGACCATTGACAATAGAGTTGTGGGGATATTGATAAATTTTAGACCACGTTTGAATGTTGATCCTGCCATACCTCCAATGTCTGTAACCATTCCTCCGCCTAAATTTATAAGGCAAGAGTGGCGAGTTGCTCCTTTAGTTGATAGCTCTTCCCAAATGAAACTCAAAGTATTGAGGTTCTTATTGCTATCTCCTGGCTCTATAATAATGTGCTGAGCGTCTTGCAATAAGGCACTTTTGCCCAATAAATCCCAGCAAGAACGATGCGTATTGCTATCCATCAATACAAATATTTTATCGTATTGAAAAGTCGAAAGCACAGCTTCTATATCGTGAATTATATCGTTTGTAAAGATAATTTTCTGTTTCATATAGGCAAAGTTACATCAAATAAATGAGAAAAGTTTAGTTAAACTTATTTGAATTAATAAGTTTTTATCTCCTTTTGTTGACTTTATATAAAATAGAATAGACGCAAAAGTGGAGCTTTAGCGAGAGCTTTCTCGATAATTATGTGTATTTTTGTTTCTGTTTTTGTTGATACTTAGATTTAAGAGCATATAGAAATGGAAATAAACCTTACGAATAAAGCAGTGTTTGTGCCTCATGTTAAGAAAGGATATGAAGACAGAGAGCAACATATTAAAGCTATGTTGCAGAAGATGAATATTCCTTTTTCGTGGATTCTCGATGGAGATATTGCCGATTTAACTCCCGAAATATTGGATAAATACTTTGCAGGCGACATGCATAAGGCGGGTGCAACTGCTTCTTGTGCATATAAACATGTGTTAGCTTATAAAGAGATTATAGCGAAAAACCTCGATGGAGCATTGATATTAGAAGATGATATTCAGCTCGATCCACGTCTTTTTATAGGCATATTCAATAAGAGTTTAACTGAATTGAATAGTGAAGAGCAAGAGCCTTCTATTGTTTCTTACGAAGACACTCGCCTTCGTTTTGTTCCTAAAAGTAAGAGGGTGGGAGGCAAAGTGTTATATCCTGGTAACAGAGATCGTATGACTGGGGCTTATTATATCAATAAAAAAGGAGCAGAACTGATTATAAATGAATTGGAAAAGCAGGCTATGGATATTCCAGTAGACTGGTATAATGCTAAGTTGTTGCACGAAAATAAGTTGAAATATTATTGGTGTCAACCCACTATTGCAACGCAAGGCAGTCATCTAGGCATATTTAAATCGGCTATAACCGTTAAAGATAACTTTTTGAGTACATTGAAATGGAGATTTAAACGCTTTTATAAAAAATGGTTATACGAGTTGAGATAGAACTCAAAGGGTGTGCAAATAGAGTGGAATTGGTATAGTTTTGAAAATCAATATCTTTCTAATCTCGTAAAATGCACATTCCTATTAGAAAAAAAACAATGGTATTACACTATAAAAGCATTGCTTTTGAGGTGTAATACCATTACTTTTATGATGTAAAAGCATTGCTCTTACTTCTTAAAAGAAATTGTATCGAAAAATATTCTTTTTTCTTTTTAAATACGAAAGCATCATCGCTACATTCTTATTCGAATGAGTTGGCTAATGAGATGCAGTTTTTTTTGTTTTGATTTGAAGTGCTTTTGAGGTGTTTGCGTTGAGGCTTTACAAGGCTTAGTCAAGCTCGTCGAAGTCGTCGTCGATACCAAATATAACAGGTTCAACAAACGCATCAAGTGCTCTTCGCTCCTTCTTGGTTGGTCGTCCTGTTCCTCTTGCTCTGTCAACAAAACCACTTATTCTGCTCATCTCAAGCAATTCGTATTGCTTTGGGTCTGTAACATTCTCGTAAATTTCAGGAATAAGCTTTGCACCAACACGCTGTTCAATGGCTTTTAATACCTTGAACGAGTAGGTGATAGGAGATTTCTTCACATGAATGGTATCGCCTTCTTTAATCATTCTACTTGGTTTTATGGTGCTTCCATTGAATGTTACTCTTCCATTCTTACACGCATCGGCAGCTAATGAGCGAGTTTTAAAAATACGTGCAGCCCACAACCATTTATCAATTCTTGCTTCCATACGCACTTATTCAACTTCTTTTGCAATGTGTTCTACTTGCGATTGAACTGGTTCATGGTGATATCTACTCCCGCAAGAACAAAACTTTTAATGATTTCTACAGCCGTATCAATTTGTGGTTGTAGCGTTGTTAGTTCTTCATCGGTGAATTTTCCCAATACCCAATCAACCTGTTTACCTTTCGAAAAGTCGTTACCTATTCCAAAACGCAATCGTGCATACTGCTGACCGATGAGCTGTTGTATGTGACCTGTGCCGTTATGACCGCCATTACTGCCACTTGCTTTAAGTCGAAGGGAGCCAAGTGGCAAGGCAAGGTCGTCTACAATAACAAGTAAACGCTTTTGATCTATGTTCTCTTGGTTAAGCCAATAGCGAACAGCATTACCGCTTAAGTTCATAAAAGTGGTTGGCTTTAGCAAGAAAATCTTTTTTCCTTTCAATGTGGTTTCAGCCACAAAACCATATCGTTTGTCGCTAAAAACAATATTGGATGCCTTTGCAAAGGCATCCAATATCATGAAACCGGCATTGTGGCGGGTGTTATCATATTCATAACCAGGGTTCCCTAATCCCACAATTAAGTATTTATCCATTTCTAATAATTAGAAAATGTCAATGTATCTTATTTACCTTCTTTTGCTGCTTGTGCTGCCATTGAAGCTGCACGAGTCATCTTAATAGAGCAAACAACAACGTCTTTACCTGTTACAAGTTCCAAACCTTCGTATGAAAGTTGTCCAACTTTGATGCTCTTACCGATAGTTAGAGCTGTAACGTCAACGTCTAAGTGCTCAGGAAGTGATTTGTAAGGAGCTTTAACGTTAAGCTTACGTAATGAAAGACTCATTCTACCACCATCTCTAATACCTTGAGCAAGACCTACAAGTTTAACTGGTAGACCAATAGTAATAGGCTTTTCTTCATTAACTTCTAAGAAATCAACGTGAAGAACAGAGTCTGTTACTGGGTGGAATTGAATTTCTTTTAAGATAGCTGTGTGTAATTTACCATCAACAGTTAAGTTAACAAGGTAAATGTGTGGTGTGTAAATAAGCTTACGAAGCTCTGTCATTGGCACAGTGAATGAGAAAGCAGATGGCTTTCCATCAGTTGTTGCGATGCCATACATGTTACATGGGATAAGACCTTCTTTTCTTAAAGACTTTGAAGCCTTCTTTCCTAGGTCGCTACGAAGCTGACCTGTTAAATTAATTTCTTTCATTTTGTGTTACTCTAAATTAAGTGTTTATAAATAAAATGCCTTAATTCGCCATCACACGAGAATCTTTCTCAGATATAGATGTGCCACGAAAAAGCGGTGCAAAGATAATGCTTTTTTCTTGAATTATGTACAAAAGCATATAAAAAGCATATAATTAGAGGTGTTTTTTTGTTTATTCAGTAGAAAAAAAGTACCTTTGCAACATCGCTAAAGGCTATAAACTAAGTTGGTCGCAACTGTCGTTTGCCTTTTAAAATACAGCATTTCAAAGAAAATATAGATAAAAAACACAAACTTATTTGCAACATGATAAATCGTGAATTGATAAGAATAAAAGTGGTTCAGTTAACTTATGCCTATTATCAAAATGGCAATAAAAATATGGATAACGCAGAAAAAGAATTATTATTTAGTATTTCTAAGGCTTACGATCTATATAATTATTTGCTCGCTTTGATTGTTGCAATAACTCAAGAAGAACGTTTAAGGGTTGAGGTTGCTACGCTTAGAGCAGTGAGAGAAGGCACACCTGCACCATCACAGAAATTTGTTAATAATAAGTTTGCCTTGCAATTAGAAGAGAATCTCATGTTGAATGAGTTCTTAGAGCACCAAAAACAAAGCTGGAAAGATGATACCGAATTTGTAAGACGCTTATGTAATACAATAGAACAAAGTAGTGTTTATGCTGAATATATGTCGACATCAACATCAACTTATGATGAAGATAAGGAGCTTTGGCGTAAACTTTATCGCCAAATAATACAAGATAATCCAGATATTGATTCTCTTTTAGAAGAGAAAAGCTTATATTGGAATGATGATAAAGAGGTTGTCGACACCTTTGTTATTAAGACAATAAAGAAGTTTGACGAAGCAAATAAAGATCAACAAGAGCTTCTTCCTGAGTATAGAGACGTGGAAGATAAAGAATTTGCACGCAAACTATTTCGTGCTACCATCTTAAATGCAGATCAATACCAAAGTTATATGAGCGAAACAAGTCGCAATTGGGATTTCTCTCGCTTAGCTTATATGGATGTAGTGATTATGCAAATTGCCATAGCAGAAATGCTTACGTTCCCAAGTATACCTGTAAGTGTAACTATAAACGAATATGTAAACCTTGCAAAATTGTATAGTACATCTCGTAGTGGTGGCTATATTAATGGTATGCTCGATGCTATTGCTCGCTTTTTGTTAGACACTGGAAAGATGTTTAAGATGATGAACTCATCTAAAAAGAATGAACAAGCAAACGGAGAACAACAATAATAATGTGAAAGACCATTGCAAGTCTTTTATTATAAGCAGTTGAAATAAAACGAATAATTAACAAACTAAATATCTAAAGCAAAATGAATATATTGTTTTTAGCAGCTCAAGGAGCAGCGAAAGGTGGACAGTCATCTTTCTTAATCATGATGGTTGTAATCTTTGTAATCATGTGGTTTTTCATGATTCGTCCACAACAGAAACGTCAAAAAGAAACTCGTAACTTCCAAAATAGTCTTGCAGAAGGTACAAAAGTGATCATTGGAGGTGGAATTTATGGTGTTGTAAAGCACATTGATTTGACAACTAATAAGGTAGACGTTGAAGTTAGCAAGGGAGTTGTATTGACTGTTGATAAGGGAAGTGTATTTGCTGACCTTGCATCTCAAGAGGCAAACAAGGCATAAGCATGCTAAATGAAAAATAAGATACTTAAGAATATAATGAAAATGAGAAAATTCTTATTGGCTTTTGCTAATAAGAAGTTTCTCATTTTCTTGTTTTTTTTGTTTCTTAGTACAATATTTTGGCTTTCAATAGCATTAAATGAAGTTGTTGAAAAAGAGATATCCGTTCCGATTCGTTTAGTTAATGTACCTCAAAATGCTGTGATTACAACGCCACTTCCCGATAGTGTGCGAGTGACATTGCGTGATAAAGGCTTTGCATTGTTATCTTATTTATATGGAGACAAATTGCATTCCATTGCAATTAACTTCTTAACGTATACAAATAAGAATGCGAATATTGGTCAAGTTCCTAACACTGATATTCAAAAGTACATTCTACAATATCTTTATGCATCGACACATCTCATATCAATCAAGCCAGATAAGTTTGATTTTTATTATAACTACGGATTATCTAAAAGGGTCTCAATTCGCTTAAAAGGCACCATTAGAACTGCAAGTGGATACTATCTTTCACAAGTTCGATTCAATCCCGAGCGTGTAACGATATATGCTAGTAAGCATTTGCTGGATAGTATCACCCATATTTATACCCAACCACTTCATATTAAAAATATGGTTGACACAATACAGCAGACAATTAAGCTTCAAACCATAAAGGGAGTGAAGATTGTTCCCAATACTGTTAAGTTGACATTGTATCCAGATATCTTAACAGAAGAAACCATAGAAGTACCCATTACAGCTGTAAATATGCCAGAAGGAAAGGTCCTTCGCACTTTCCCATCACGTGTAAAAGTGCTTTATTCTGTAGGAGCTAGCAGATATAGAACTATTTCTGAGAATGGATTTAGAGTGGAAGTAGATTATAACGAGATGCAAAAGAATCCATCAGAAAAATGTACTATCGTTCTAAAAACATTCCCTTCTAACATCTCTAACGCACGATTAGAAACCAATCAGGTTGATTATCTAATAGAACAGCAATGAAACAACTAAAAGAAAGGCCTGAAAAACGAGTTGTTGCGCTAACAGGTGGAATTGGAACAGGAAAGAGTTTCGTTGCGAAAATACTTCAACAAAAAGGAATTGAGGTATTCGATTGCGATCGTTCTGCAAAGAAACTGATGCGTGAAAATGAAGAAGTGAAGCAGAAAATCATTGATTTGGTGGGAAAAGAGGCTTATCAAAACAATGTTCTTAACAAAGCATTGTTGGCTAAATTCTTATTAGCTTCGCCTCAAAATGCTACTGCTTTAAATGAAATTGTGCATCCTGCAGTGGCAAAAGACTTTGAAAAGAGTGGACTAGAGTGGCTTGAAAGTGCCATATTATACGACAGTGCATTCGATAAAAGAATAGACATAGATTTTGTAGTATGCGTCAGTGCGCCTTTAGAAACAAGGATATCACGCATTATGCAACGTGACAATATCACTCGAGAAGCAGCTCTTCAGTGGATAAGCAAGCAGCTCAATCAAGATGAAGTCATTGCAAAAGCCGATTTTGAGTTGGTGAATGACGGAATAAAAGACGTAGAAATACAGTTAAACGAAATATTAAATAAAATACAAGAATAAAAACATTAGAAAGATTATGGAGACAATTTTATCTATTGCGGGTAAGCCCGGACTTTATAAATTGGTATCACGTAGCAATACAGGACTTATTGCTGAGACCCTAGACGACCAACATAAGCGCCTTCCTATCTTTGCAACTGATAGAGTAACAAGCCTCTCAGACATTGCAATGTATACCGATGCGGATGATATTCCTTTGTGGAAAGTATTGAAAAATGTAGGTGAAAAAGAGCAAAGTAAAGAGAGTTCGTTTAACTATAAAAAAGCTTCTAAGGCAGAACTACAAGAGTATTTTTCTGCAGTTCTTCCTTCTTACGATCGTGATCGTGTACATGATAGCGACATTAAGAAGCTTATTCAATGGTACAACCTATTGGTAAAGAATGGTTATACCGATTTCGAAGAGTTGTTAAACAATAATCCTTCTGACGAAGAAGAATAATAATTTGTTGAAAAACTATCGACTTTCGTTTGGGAAAAAACTTACGAAAGCCCCTCGATAGTAAAGCAACAAACTACAAAATATTTACTAATAACAACGTTGTTAGCATCAAAACAAAGCGTCCTCTAATACCTTTCGACTAAGAAAGACAATGGTGGATGCTTTTGTTTTATATCTTTTTTACAATACAGATTTATTTATTTAATTATTATGATATTAAACATAGTCCTAATTATAATAGGTATTGCGGTGGTTTTAGTAGGCGCAGATATCTTAACAAAAGGCTCTGTGGCTCTTGCTCAACGCATGAAAGTATCGCAAATCGTTATCGGTTTAACAATAGTTGCTGCAGGAACATCTATGCCCGAGTTCTTTGTGAGCTTTGTTTCGGCTATAAAAGGAACCTCCGACCTAGCAATTGGTAATGTTGTTGGTAGCAATATATTTAATGCTTTGCTCATTGTTGGTGTGTCGGCAGCTGTTACTCCCATTGTAATTCTTAAAGGAACCGTACGCAAAGATATTCCTTTCGCTTGCTTCGCATCATTACTTTTACTTGGATTATGCTTCGATGGAAGTATCAGTAGAATAGATGCTGCTATTCTTTTTGCCACCTTTTTAGGTTTCCTTTGGTTCACTTTAAAGAATGCAAAAAGTGGAGATGAAGGCGAGATTGAAGCATTAGAAAATACAAGTGTTTTGAAATCTGTTCTATTCCTTTTTGGTGGTTTAGCTGGATTGATTATCGGAAGTAACC
This genomic window contains:
- the nusB gene encoding transcription antitermination factor NusB, yielding MINRELIRIKVVQLTYAYYQNGNKNMDNAEKELLFSISKAYDLYNYLLALIVAITQEERLRVEVATLRAVREGTPAPSQKFVNNKFALQLEENLMLNEFLEHQKQSWKDDTEFVRRLCNTIEQSSVYAEYMSTSTSTYDEDKELWRKLYRQIIQDNPDIDSLLEEKSLYWNDDKEVVDTFVIKTIKKFDEANKDQQELLPEYRDVEDKEFARKLFRATILNADQYQSYMSETSRNWDFSRLAYMDVVIMQIAIAEMLTFPSIPVSVTINEYVNLAKLYSTSRSGGYINGMLDAIARFLLDTGKMFKMMNSSKKNEQANGEQQ
- the yajC gene encoding preprotein translocase subunit YajC is translated as MNILFLAAQGAAKGGQSSFLIMMVVIFVIMWFFMIRPQQKRQKETRNFQNSLAEGTKVIIGGGIYGVVKHIDLTTNKVDVEVSKGVVLTVDKGSVFADLASQEANKA
- a CDS encoding CdaR family protein, which produces MKNKILKNIMKMRKFLLAFANKKFLIFLFFLFLSTIFWLSIALNEVVEKEISVPIRLVNVPQNAVITTPLPDSVRVTLRDKGFALLSYLYGDKLHSIAINFLTYTNKNANIGQVPNTDIQKYILQYLYASTHLISIKPDKFDFYYNYGLSKRVSIRLKGTIRTASGYYLSQVRFNPERVTIYASKHLLDSITHIYTQPLHIKNMVDTIQQTIKLQTIKGVKIVPNTVKLTLYPDILTEETIEVPITAVNMPEGKVLRTFPSRVKVLYSVGASRYRTISENGFRVEVDYNEMQKNPSEKCTIVLKTFPSNISNARLETNQVDYLIEQQ
- the coaE gene encoding dephospho-CoA kinase (Dephospho-CoA kinase (CoaE) performs the final step in coenzyme A biosynthesis.); translated protein: MKQLKERPEKRVVALTGGIGTGKSFVAKILQQKGIEVFDCDRSAKKLMRENEEVKQKIIDLVGKEAYQNNVLNKALLAKFLLASPQNATALNEIVHPAVAKDFEKSGLEWLESAILYDSAFDKRIDIDFVVCVSAPLETRISRIMQRDNITREAALQWISKQLNQDEVIAKADFELVNDGIKDVEIQLNEILNKIQE
- a CDS encoding DUF5606 domain-containing protein, which translates into the protein METILSIAGKPGLYKLVSRSNTGLIAETLDDQHKRLPIFATDRVTSLSDIAMYTDADDIPLWKVLKNVGEKEQSKESSFNYKKASKAELQEYFSAVLPSYDRDRVHDSDIKKLIQWYNLLVKNGYTDFEELLNNNPSDEEE
- a CDS encoding calcium/sodium antiporter: MILNIVLIIIGIAVVLVGADILTKGSVALAQRMKVSQIVIGLTIVAAGTSMPEFFVSFVSAIKGTSDLAIGNVVGSNIFNALLIVGVSAAVTPIVILKGTVRKDIPFACFASLLLLGLCFDGSISRIDAAILFATFLGFLWFTLKNAKSGDEGEIEALENTSVLKSVLFLFGGLAGLIIGSNLFVDSATFVAQQLGVSEAVIGLTIVAGGTSLPELATSVVAAKKGNSGIAIGNVLGSNVFNILAILGLTGVISPMKINGITMLDFAILIVSMLLLWVFSYTKYTIKRWEGFVLTGVFLAYMSYLFMHI